The window ctgttgaataattcctgtaatcctttgatcacatCCCAGACCcgtgaaaatttgtcatgttgttcctcaattttttctgagagggattttgctgtttttaaGGCATTTTCTGctgtatggtacactgcaggtacGCTTAGATCAGCAAGCCCCTATGGAGGCAGATTGTAATGGTCATTGGAGTAGATTTCCACCGAGCAGGTCCTTAtccacttagtgatatatgatattttcctgagagaggataagcttttTGTGGATCGCCCCTGGAGAATggtttctggtatcaggtcttcACATTTCCTCATCGGAGAAAGCTGCACTGACAGATTGTATAGCAGACTCAACGTCAGAACAGTTCGATTGGTActgtataaagtaaagacaattgtcCATGAGTACGGAACTTGTGTGCTGGGCAGAGATATTattaggtgccagggtcactggcatGATGGTTGGAAGTTGGTCAGATGACacttttgtggtaaagggagggccaagcactaacacatacacagcactctataacccatttcccagggccaataaGCTTCGAGAAGTTGTAACTTCAAAAATTTTGAAGGCAATGATTTGAgcagaatgtagattaatatatctgaaATTACACAACACTATCCGGCTTACATGCTGGGTATTATGTAGAGACACTATTAACACATTGCCTTCTCTGAATGGTATAATCACCAAGGGCGAAAACCCTTAGTTTTTGGTAAAAAACGCATGAGAGACCTCCAACACATCCGCCCCTGACAGCTTACAAATAACGCTCCTCTAATGCCATGTTGCCCTGGCCGTCACTCGCAGCCCTTCTTTTGGACCCCCAGCTTCAGGGCCTATTTTTATTCGGCCTTCCAGAGGTCGTTATTGCACTCAACAGTTCTCCACTTTTAGAGGCATTGGCAcccaaatctccctcataaggcgAGACAAGGTACCCAAAGGGGCCATAATTGGACATAACAAGCCCATTACTACTGAGGGCATAAATAAACGCAGGCTGACACTCCCTTCTGTCCAATTAAGGGTCACCACACCCCAGAACAGTAAGATTAGTATCTTAAAAGTAGCTGACTACATTCCTGGAAACAATGATCCCCTCCTAGGACAGGATCCCAATCTGGGTTTCTCTTTGTGCCTTACCTGGGTCCTGCCCCTCTACTTCTCCAAAAGACACTGTTGATACACCAGGCCCTGACGTCGAGCAACTGCCAGTGCCTAAGCTTGGCCCTCTTCAAGGCCCTCAGCCTTCCGAGAATGACACCTATGTCTTCTCTCCAGCCCTAGTGCCAGAGTCTGTGCCTGCCTCAGTGCCAGAGCAAGAGCACTCCTTCGACCCCAATTCGGACCCCCTCTCTTCTGCCGGCCCGGCCCTACTACCAGCGTCCAGCCGAGAGCCAGTCCAAAGTTCAGCAGGGTCTTTTCTGGATTCCCCTGACAGCAGCGGAAGCTCATCCCCTGGCATGGCcttgcaacctgtgcctgagttaTCCTTGTAACCTGTGAACCTATCGCACCTACAGCCACCTTTTCCTTTTCACCACCATCCTTAGCAGACAAGACTCTGGCGGATGACGCTCTTCAAGATGTCCTATTTAAGCTGGTCACTGCTATGGAGGCCATGCCACAAAGGCTAGAAGAACTAGTTGGCATCACTTTTCTCcaggttgtcacagcagccaagGCAGTAGCCAACTCAGTACCTGTTTTGCCAGTTGACAGAACACCCATAGTCACTCCAGGTCTAGGTCCTGAGGGTAGTTTTATTGCAGGGCTAATCCTGGCCCAAGGGTCTTCTCAGCCTCCTCTGGAGCCACATGCACAGGCTCCAGCAAGGGGCCCTCAACCTAAAGTGAGAAAGAAActagggaggaagaggagaagggagcATAGATGGTCCAGGTAGTTCGCAGAGTGGACATGCTCTCCAGCACTAGTGCCATGGCACAGTGCCCAAACCAGCAAAGGCAATTCTGACACCAGATACTGAAGGTGCCAaggtttgttttgaaaattttgtattaaaataatgtaattagcTAAGACTGTTCCCCAGCACTGCTGAGGACATGTCCTAGTTCCCCTTTAATTATTTGTACTCTTTTATTTTGCAAGTCCATGTTCTCAAGTATACTCCCATGTAACTATTAACATTTGCTATTGCTAAATgcagtattcatattttattgtgcTACAGTAATATTAGTGCATGCCCTTTCAGCGTAAACTTATTTGCCAATTAGAGTCAAGTAAAGTAATCTTCCTCTAGAAATTTTGTTTACTAACAcctattacaaatattaaaatatttacaatacattTTGTCTACATAACACACCTGCATTCAACTAGGTAAGGCAACAGTGTGATTAGCTTACACTCTAACTTCttataaatgtacaaaaacgAGAAACAGAAAGGTATACTGCTACTTAGCCACACTGTGTCGTTGTTCTACAGGTGTCTTCGTAGAATTTTAACGTCCTGGTCTAACGTCTTTGGAGTAACTTCTTCACTGCTTCACTGAACGGTGGTTGATACTGGACTACTGACTTGCTATTCTTTTCCGCTCGAGCTAACCCAAAAGGGGAGGTTCCAACAATATTTATGctggtttaattatttaattacttcgttatttgatttgatttactcaaagttattttactttaaattaatccTAATTATAATTCAATTGATGGATATTTAAGCCAAAGAtaccattatatttattaaattactaacGGTTTCTTTACGCATTTAATACTTCAGTCATGAACGAAACTCAATGGTGCGTTTTTAGCAACATTTATTACCTTTAAGAGGAactaaatttgtatttattgggAATGCTCAATACTCATTGTACAGTTCCATCATCCTGAAAGAATTTTCCAACATATTCCCCTTAGAGGATTGCAATATCTGTTGCAATTAACATAATACTTACAATACTTattaaatcaatgaaatacttaaattacaacacacacacctatgttattgataaagttatttaattaggatactttgatatttaattttacataaaccatattatttaatattaatgtttatataacttatttgtacattattttatgcACAAGGTATTTCCTCTCTTCCACAAGAATGAAAGAGTAGCATTTTAAAGTCCTCTTTTCTACGAGAGAAGAAAAGTAGCATATGTCCTCACTTGTTCCAAGCAAGGTTGCTTCGAACAAGTGTAGTATTTTAACACTGACTTGTAAATACAATCTTACTAATCCTAATTGCTAATGTActaagaatatttacatatatgaaccAACCTTTATACACTACAAATGGGCAACATGATCCCTCATCATTTGCTGAAATCGTTCTGTGGCCTTTCTTTTTGGTCTGACAGACCTTTCTGTTCCAGGGGCAGCAGGTCcattactaccattattatttattacattggGCCCACTATCGGGAAGATTATCAGTCACCATTGTATCAGCCCCAGCCTGAACACTTGACTACCTGGTTGATATTTCCATAGGAAAGAGATTTGAAATAGAGTGGTATTCAATTGCACCATTTCCCTGCTTAAGCTTGACTGTTCTTATTTTGTCAAAGCCCATTACAAGTTCCAAAACCTTCCCTAACATCCAAAAGGGTCTATGtttgttaaaaacttttatcAAAACAACATCGCCTGCCCTGATTCTATCTTCCCACCTACTCTGATAAATATTTCTAGAATACTACCTCAGACTTAATAGCTAATTTTCGTACCacaaagttttgaaattattcaatatttcttcCTGTAATACTAAGATATTTTCCAAAGCACCAGGGTCTTGCTCTCGCCAaagttcctcctcttccttcctcaaGACTAAGGAGGAATTTCCATGAAGTCTTAAAAATGAATTTGGAGTGATAAATTCAAGGTTGGCAGTACTAGATCTATAAGTAAGAGGTCTAGAATTTATTGCTAATTTAATATTAGATAAGGTGgttaacaaatcaaaataagaaagccTAGATCTTCCAATGGCTTTACATAGGCAGTTTTTTACAATTCTAATCAGCTTTTCCCAGGCAGCCCCTACCCAGGCAGAATACAAATGTTTGATGTCACACTGTTCCATTTCCTCTCGAAATTCTTTAGATACTAAAGAGGATTCCAATATGCAACCACCTTTTACAAAGGTTTTAGCATTATcgctatatacatatttaggaaCAGCATACATATTgcagaacctttgaaaagccaacAGAAAATTACGGGTAGACATATCGGGTAATAGTTCAAAATGCACTGCTCTTATATTAAGGaaggtaaatattaaaaagaacattttgACATTATTCCCAGTTACTTCAGCCTTCACCCAGAAATGCCCTGTGTAATCAATTCCAGCATGCATAAAGGGTTTTACCAAATTCATATGGTGTTTAGGCATGTCTACCATTCTAGGATATTTGTAAGCCAATGCATTATATTTCTTGCACACTGtgcatttacttattattgatttGACAGTTACTAAACCTTTAGGTATCCAGTATCCCTGTTCCCTAAGGTAATTTAAAGTAGTTCCCGTCCCCTTACGTTGAACCTTGGCATGACaataattaacatataaaaaagtaaattgatgCCCTTTAGGTAATAACACAGGGTTGTATAcattataatcaaaatacaaacatttaactATTCTTCCTCTTGATCGCAGGATCCCATTATCATCAAGGAATAAATTTAAGTTTGATACTAATATTGGAATATCTTTATCAGTTTTAACTTCCTGCTGCAAGAATTCCGTTTCTTTGGGGAAGTGCTCAGACTGTGCCATCTTAATCCAATATTCTAAAGCCTTAACCTTAGGATCCCCTCCCTTTACTTTACATTCAAGTTTAAACAAATACTAGTACACTTTAACAATTTATCATaactagaaaatttatttatattcaaaatgccAGTGTTTATTTACAGCATtaacataatttacatttattttctgcttatatTCACGGGGAAATACTTAATAGCGGATATTTAGGCcagttatcaaaattattagacaGCCAATCAGGTCCTAACCAACAATTCCTTTGTGACAAGTACTTTCCATATGACAATCCTCTTGTAATTAAATCAGCTGGGTTCTGGTCAGTATGCACATAATGATAAGCTATAGGGATGTTAAATTCATTGGAAAAATCACCAGCAAGACTATCTGCCTCCAATATCCTGCTTCTTACAAATTtaggtattattacagtttcggtcaaattcggatatctaatatttttttacttgctatcatatatttttgtcatgattcatacgaaatacttactcgcatcttccgcaaattaagagttacggagatatttgccgatgaatattgtgccttgttgttatcgcaaggatgcgtttatgctgccatgtcagtttttctgctgatgcgtttttgttttttgttaatgtattgtgggtaaaaatgccttatcgtcttttgtttttcgttatgaattataagtacggtacaaatgctgaaacttgattggttgctttgtttcaagaatatccaattaactgcgattttggaataagccggctttctacaaaagtgcgcttcagttgactgccatggattccgtcgtgcacgtctgcagtgggtgttctctgtcttactttgaggctattggtcgtttccatggacattacaatggaactccacaggttgtgaatacctttcttcgtgaacatttagtactaccgACAAGTGTTCAGTGTTCGAAGTGtgaaaagggtaacattgcagtttcggCCATGAATTTCACAgaaactgtaactagacgttaggggtaaaatttcgttccctgtaacccGTGGCAagcgcgcgcagcgcaatattactgcttgccagaacatacgagcttgcaacaatcttttaaaatgtgcataagccgcGTAGCGGCGTTGCACCACCCGAAACTGAGAGCAGTACCCATGGCGGCCatgtatctctaaatctaatcatttgcggtagaaataaaggtcagattcgttgaaagtacactatttaagctagggataatgtaattttatatcggaaatgtgaatttgaccgaaactgtaaatttacccaAATTTAGATTTCACTTTAGGCTCTTTTGTTATAATCCAATTTAGCACTACTTGAGCATCAacacaaacatttacaaattgaaatcgaatattattataagtttccaTTAAGGTTGGTAAACACTTCAAAGCTAAGACTACTCCCATTAATTCTACAGTAGGTACACTGTGCTCGTTACTCCTTTTTAAAGGAGCGAGCTTTGCTTTAGCAAATAAgaaagtacttttattttcttcatcacatGCATACAACACAAACCCATAAGCTTCAGTAGAACTATCACAAAATATATGCAGTCCATACgatttctgttcatttatggCTTGTCTAGGAAATGATAACCaagatatttcaaaatctttactgATAGTTTTCATTTCACTCATTATTTCTTTGGGCACCTTCTGATTCCATTCTATTCCTAACTTCCAAACTTTGCGCATTAGGATTCTAACTTTAATAGTGACGGGTAAAACAAAGTTAATTGGATCAAAACCTTAgatatttgtgataaaacttttcttttggtGTCAGCTTCTGCTTCTACCACACAATCAGCTATACTTAAAGTGTCATTACTTACATTATACCTATATCCTAATACCTTCACCTCTGTGCACCCATGCTTTACTAACCTATCATCAGATTTCATGGTCCCCCTTAATTCAGTTGAATTTGAACTCCATGATCTTAAAGTGAATCCACTTTCCTTCattcttgaaaaacaaagattatataGCTCATGTAATTCACCTACAGTATGTCATTGCTAGTTACTATCAAATTATCTACATAAAACTTATCTAATATTTGCCTACATTTGTCTTGAGGATATGATTCATTATGATGTTTCATTACATAATTCAAGATAAGAGAAGTGTATccaaaaacaatagttttatatcgataacaaactaatttatttcctcttctccaaaaGAAGCAAAATCTATTCTGATCATATTCGCTGGCCAACTTAATCATAAGAAAGGCAGACTTTATGTCGGCTAACATAGCATATTGAttagttctgaaataaaaaagcaatttcaAAATGGAACCCATCAAGTCAATACAAGTATAAGCAGCTCATTTAAAGATGGCAGGTCCTTTG of the Macrobrachium rosenbergii isolate ZJJX-2024 chromosome 16, ASM4041242v1, whole genome shotgun sequence genome contains:
- the LOC136846966 gene encoding uncharacterized protein, whose translation is MAQSEHFPKETEFLQQEVKTDKDIPILVSNLNLFLDDNGILRSRGRIVKCLYFDYNVYNPVLLPKGHQFTFLYVNYCHAKVQRKGTGTTLNYLREQGYWIPKGLVTVKSIISKCTVCKKYNALAYKYPRMVDMPKHHMNLVKPFMHAGIDYTGHFWVKAEVTGNNVKMFFLIFTFLNIRAVHFELLPDMSTRNFLLAFQRFCNMYAVPKYVYSDNAKTFVKGGCILESSLVSKEFREEMEQCDIKHLYSAWVGAAWEKLIRIVKNCLCKAIGRSRLSYFDLLTTLSNIKLAINSRPLTYRSSTANLEFITPNSFLRLHGNSSLVLRKEEEELWREQDPGALENILVLQEEILNNFKTLWYEN